A part of Homoserinibacter sp. YIM 151385 genomic DNA contains:
- the rpoC gene encoding DNA-directed RNA polymerase subunit beta' → MLDATSFDQLRIGLATSADIRAWSYGEVKKPETINYRTLKPEKDGLFGEQIFGPSRDWECSCGKYKRVRFKGIVCERCGVEVTKSSVRRERMGHIELAAPVTHIWYFKGVPSRLGYLLDMAPKDLEKVIYFAAYMVISVDEEGRHNDLPGLENELRLEVKQLEQGRDSRIAARLQTLEEELASLEEEGAKADQKRKVKDAAEKEMTLTRKGFDEQINQLEQVWDSFRTLKVGDLKPEDSVFHELQDRFGLYFEAYMGAEAIQKRLESFDLQAEAELLHDQIANGKGQKKIRAIKRLRVVSSFLATGNSPAAMVLDVVPVIPPELRPMVQLDGGRFATSDLNDLYRRVINRNNRLRRLLDLGAPEIIVNNEKRMLQEAVDALFDNGRRGRPVTGTGNRALKSLSDMLKGKQGRFRQNLLGKRVDYSGRSVIIVGPQLKLHQCGLPKQMALELFKPFVIKRLIDLSHAQNIKSAKRMVERSRPQVWDVLEEIIRERPVLLNRAPTLHRLGIQAFEPQLVEGKAIQLHPLVCAAFNADFDGDQMAVHLPLSVEAQAEARVLMLASNNILKPSDGRPVTLPTQDMIIGLHHLTTLTEGAVGEGRAFSSVSEAILAKDQGSLHLNAKVRIRVENLHLDEADAPEGFEQGSTRLIETTLGRALFNEALPADYPYVEAVADKGKISAIVNDLAERYPKVEVAATLDRVKDAGFHWATRSGVTVALSDVLTPSGKADIVAKHEKQAAKIQSEFDKGLIDEPSRRKELIDVWSEATDEIAKAMQASFPKDNNIFRMVSSGARGNWLQVRNIAGIRGLVANPKGETIPRPIISSYREGLSVAEYFIATHGARKGLADTALRTADSGYLTRRLVDVSQDVIIREDDCGTSRGLELVVAVTDAEGTLVRHENVENSSYARTLAEDAVDAKGTVVLEAGSDVGDVAIETLVAAGIETIKVRSVLTCESGVGVCAACYGRSLATGKLVDIGEAVGIIAAQSIGEPGTQLTMRTFHQGGTAGADDITQGLPRVTELFEARTPKGASPIAESAGRIAIEDTEKQRRIVLTPDNGDEPHIYPVLKRATLLVEDGQHVELGQQFVVGNLDPKEVLRVQGVRAVQQHLVDGVQGVYRSQGVPIHDKHIEVIVRQMLRKVTVVEHGDTELLPGELVDRSRYTEINRGAIVEGKKPASARQEVMGITKASLATESWLSAASFQETTRVLTQAAMEGKSDPLVGLKENVIIGQLIPAGTGLNRYRDVNVEATEEAKAERYPNRIFTDDSVFSESDLSFVDFDSFSSDDFTPGTYN, encoded by the coding sequence GTGCTCGACGCAACTAGCTTCGATCAGCTCCGGATCGGCCTCGCGACCTCGGCGGACATCCGCGCCTGGTCGTACGGCGAGGTCAAGAAGCCGGAGACCATCAACTACCGCACGCTCAAGCCCGAGAAGGACGGCCTCTTCGGCGAGCAGATCTTCGGGCCCAGCCGCGACTGGGAGTGCTCCTGCGGCAAGTACAAGCGCGTCCGCTTCAAGGGGATCGTGTGCGAGCGCTGCGGCGTGGAGGTCACCAAGTCCTCCGTCCGCCGCGAGCGCATGGGCCACATCGAGCTCGCCGCGCCCGTGACCCACATCTGGTACTTCAAGGGCGTGCCCTCGCGCCTCGGGTACCTGCTCGACATGGCGCCGAAGGACCTCGAGAAGGTCATCTACTTCGCCGCCTACATGGTCATCTCGGTCGACGAGGAGGGTCGTCACAACGACCTCCCCGGGCTCGAGAACGAGCTGCGCCTCGAGGTGAAGCAGCTCGAGCAGGGCCGCGACTCCCGCATCGCCGCGCGCCTCCAGACCCTCGAGGAGGAGCTCGCCTCCCTCGAGGAGGAGGGCGCCAAGGCCGACCAGAAGCGCAAGGTCAAGGACGCCGCCGAGAAGGAGATGACGCTCACCCGCAAGGGCTTCGACGAGCAGATCAACCAGCTCGAGCAGGTCTGGGATTCGTTCCGCACCCTCAAGGTCGGCGACCTCAAGCCGGAGGACTCGGTCTTCCACGAGCTGCAGGACCGCTTCGGCCTCTACTTCGAGGCGTACATGGGCGCCGAGGCGATCCAGAAGCGCCTCGAGTCCTTCGACCTCCAGGCCGAGGCCGAGCTCCTCCACGACCAGATCGCGAACGGCAAGGGTCAGAAGAAGATCCGCGCGATCAAGCGCCTGCGCGTCGTGTCGTCGTTCCTCGCGACCGGCAACTCGCCGGCCGCGATGGTCCTCGACGTGGTCCCGGTCATCCCGCCGGAGCTGCGCCCCATGGTCCAGCTCGACGGCGGCCGCTTCGCGACCTCCGACCTCAACGACCTGTACCGTCGCGTGATCAACCGCAACAACCGCCTCCGTCGTCTCCTCGACCTCGGCGCGCCGGAGATCATCGTCAACAACGAGAAGCGCATGCTCCAGGAGGCCGTCGACGCGCTGTTCGACAACGGCCGCCGCGGCCGCCCCGTCACGGGCACCGGCAACCGCGCCCTCAAGTCGCTCTCCGACATGCTCAAGGGCAAGCAGGGCCGGTTCCGCCAGAACCTGCTCGGCAAGCGCGTGGACTACTCGGGCCGATCGGTCATCATCGTGGGCCCGCAGCTCAAGCTCCACCAGTGCGGCCTCCCGAAGCAGATGGCGCTCGAGCTGTTCAAGCCCTTCGTCATCAAGCGCCTCATCGACCTGTCGCACGCGCAGAACATCAAGTCGGCCAAGCGCATGGTCGAGCGCTCGCGTCCGCAGGTCTGGGACGTGCTCGAGGAGATCATCCGCGAGCGCCCGGTGCTCCTCAACCGCGCGCCCACGCTGCACCGCCTCGGCATCCAGGCCTTCGAGCCCCAGCTCGTCGAGGGCAAGGCGATCCAGCTGCACCCGCTCGTCTGCGCCGCCTTCAACGCGGACTTCGACGGCGACCAGATGGCCGTCCACCTGCCGCTGTCGGTCGAGGCCCAGGCCGAGGCGCGCGTGCTCATGCTCGCCTCGAACAACATCCTCAAGCCCTCGGACGGCCGCCCGGTCACCCTGCCCACGCAGGACATGATCATCGGCCTCCACCACCTCACGACCCTCACCGAGGGCGCCGTGGGCGAGGGCCGCGCGTTCTCCTCGGTCTCCGAGGCGATCCTCGCGAAGGACCAGGGCTCGCTGCACCTCAACGCGAAGGTCCGCATCCGGGTGGAGAACCTCCACCTCGACGAGGCCGACGCGCCGGAGGGCTTCGAGCAGGGCTCGACGCGCCTCATCGAGACGACCCTCGGCCGCGCCCTCTTCAACGAGGCGCTCCCGGCGGACTACCCCTATGTGGAGGCCGTCGCGGACAAGGGCAAGATCTCGGCGATCGTCAACGACCTCGCCGAGCGCTACCCGAAGGTGGAGGTCGCCGCGACCCTCGACCGCGTCAAGGACGCCGGCTTCCACTGGGCCACGCGCTCGGGTGTCACCGTCGCCCTCTCCGATGTCCTCACGCCCTCGGGCAAGGCGGACATCGTGGCGAAGCACGAGAAGCAGGCCGCGAAGATCCAGTCCGAGTTCGACAAGGGCCTGATCGACGAGCCCTCGCGCCGCAAGGAGCTCATCGACGTCTGGAGCGAGGCGACCGACGAGATCGCGAAGGCGATGCAGGCGTCGTTCCCGAAGGACAACAACATCTTCCGGATGGTCTCCTCGGGCGCTCGAGGCAACTGGCTGCAGGTCCGCAACATCGCGGGCATCCGCGGTCTCGTCGCGAACCCGAAGGGCGAGACGATCCCGCGTCCGATCATCTCCTCGTACCGCGAGGGCCTGTCGGTGGCGGAGTACTTCATCGCGACCCACGGCGCCCGCAAGGGCCTCGCGGACACGGCGCTGCGCACCGCGGACTCGGGCTACCTGACCCGTCGTCTCGTGGACGTCTCGCAGGATGTCATCATCCGCGAGGACGACTGCGGCACCTCGCGCGGTCTCGAGCTCGTCGTCGCCGTCACCGACGCCGAGGGCACGCTCGTCCGCCACGAGAACGTCGAGAACTCCTCGTACGCCCGCACCCTCGCCGAGGACGCGGTCGACGCGAAGGGCACCGTCGTGCTCGAGGCCGGGTCGGACGTCGGCGACGTCGCGATCGAGACCCTCGTCGCGGCCGGCATCGAGACGATCAAGGTCCGCTCGGTCCTGACCTGCGAGTCGGGCGTCGGCGTCTGCGCCGCCTGCTACGGACGCTCGCTCGCGACCGGCAAGCTCGTGGACATCGGCGAGGCCGTCGGCATCATCGCGGCCCAGTCGATCGGCGAGCCCGGCACGCAGCTCACGATGCGCACCTTCCACCAGGGCGGCACCGCGGGCGCGGACGACATCACGCAGGGTCTGCCCCGCGTGACGGAGCTCTTCGAGGCCCGCACCCCGAAGGGCGCCTCGCCCATCGCCGAGTCGGCCGGTCGCATCGCGATCGAGGACACCGAGAAGCAGCGCCGGATCGTGCTCACGCCCGACAACGGCGACGAGCCGCACATCTACCCGGTGCTCAAGCGCGCCACCCTCCTCGTCGAGGACGGGCAGCACGTCGAGCTCGGCCAGCAGTTCGTGGTCGGCAACCTGGACCCGAAGGAGGTGCTGCGCGTGCAGGGCGTCCGCGCCGTGCAGCAGCACCTCGTCGACGGCGTGCAGGGCGTCTACCGCTCGCAGGGCGTGCCGATCCACGACAAGCACATCGAGGTCATCGTCCGCCAGATGCTGCGCAAGGTGACCGTCGTCGAGCACGGCGACACCGAGCTCCTCCCGGGCGAGCTCGTGGACCGCTCGCGGTACACGGAGATCAACCGCGGCGCGATCGTCGAGGGCAAGAAGCCCGCGTCGGCCCGCCAGGAGGTCATGGGCATCACGAAGGCGTCGCTCGCGACGGAGTCGTGGCTGTCGGCCGCGTCCTTCCAGGAGACGACCCGCGTGCTCACGCAGGCCGCCATGGAGGGCAAGTCCGACCCGCTCGTCGGCCTCAAGGAGAACGTCATCATCGGTCAGCTGATCCCGGCCGGCACCGGCCTGAACCGCTACCGCGACGTGAACGTCGAGGCGACGGAGGAGGCGAAGGCGGAGCGCTACCCGAACCGCATCTTCACCGACGACTCCGTGTTCTCCGAGTCCGACCTGAGCTTCGTCGACTTCGACAGCTTCAGCTCGGACGACTTCACCCCGGGCACCTACAACTAG
- a CDS encoding RDD family protein, producing the protein MTDPGEPQIQGAAAPAPDHGALAAALGLVPAPLGRRALAFAIEVAIVAVLLSIGWIVYAVVIAQGTANIASGAVDPGEIPNIGVGIAALVVTSVLALVFALMQLLLHGIKGVTLGKWLLGIRSVRLETLGQPGFGPVLLRGLVLWAAGAVPLGQAVLLASVLWDGSGRNRSWLDRIGGIWMVDVRRGPDPYDEDAMRVAHAVVEARAEVAPPPPPAAPAPPQLSPADDPETILIGEETLHQAPTARVAPAPGAVAPAPAAPAAPAETPSAAEPRPPVPVAEPAAPPAAGPPIAPPPWETQAPAAPPPAAPEPAPTRGTLVADDGARIPVDPVVLVGRNPALRPGEPVVAVHALEDPTLSLSKSHALVGIDAEGPWIVDRGSSNGTSVDEPGRPRTLLTPEQRTRLAWDQTIRLGDRRFTIVRG; encoded by the coding sequence GTGACCGATCCGGGGGAGCCGCAGATCCAGGGTGCCGCGGCACCCGCACCCGACCACGGCGCGCTCGCCGCCGCGCTCGGCCTCGTGCCGGCGCCGCTCGGGCGCCGTGCGCTCGCGTTCGCGATCGAGGTCGCGATCGTCGCCGTGCTGCTCTCGATCGGCTGGATCGTCTACGCGGTCGTCATCGCACAGGGCACCGCGAACATCGCCTCCGGCGCGGTCGACCCGGGCGAGATCCCGAACATCGGCGTCGGCATCGCCGCGCTCGTGGTCACGAGCGTGCTCGCCCTCGTCTTCGCGCTCATGCAGCTGCTGCTGCACGGCATCAAGGGCGTGACCCTCGGCAAGTGGCTGCTCGGCATCCGCTCCGTCCGGCTCGAGACCCTCGGCCAGCCGGGCTTCGGGCCGGTGCTGCTGCGCGGGCTCGTGCTCTGGGCGGCCGGCGCGGTGCCCCTCGGGCAGGCGGTTCTGCTCGCCTCCGTCCTGTGGGACGGCTCGGGTCGCAACCGCAGCTGGCTCGATCGCATCGGCGGCATCTGGATGGTGGACGTCCGCCGCGGGCCCGACCCCTATGACGAGGATGCGATGCGGGTCGCCCACGCGGTCGTCGAGGCCCGCGCGGAGGTCGCGCCCCCGCCCCCGCCGGCGGCTCCCGCGCCGCCGCAGCTGTCGCCCGCCGACGATCCGGAGACGATCCTGATCGGGGAGGAGACGCTGCACCAGGCGCCGACGGCGCGCGTCGCCCCGGCACCCGGCGCGGTCGCGCCGGCACCCGCCGCGCCGGCCGCGCCCGCCGAGACCCCGTCGGCGGCCGAGCCGCGGCCTCCCGTCCCGGTCGCGGAGCCCGCGGCCCCGCCCGCCGCCGGCCCGCCGATCGCGCCGCCGCCGTGGGAGACCCAGGCTCCCGCCGCGCCGCCGCCGGCCGCGCCCGAGCCCGCGCCCACTCGCGGGACCCTCGTCGCCGACGACGGCGCCCGCATCCCCGTCGACCCGGTCGTCCTCGTGGGGCGGAACCCGGCGCTGCGCCCGGGCGAGCCGGTGGTCGCGGTGCACGCCCTCGAGGACCCCACCCTCTCGCTGTCGAAGTCGCACGCGCTCGTCGGCATCGACGCCGAGGGCCCGTGGATCGTGGATCGCGGCTCGAGCAACGGCACGAGCGTCGATGAGCCGGGCCGGCCGCGCACGCTCCTCACGCCCGAGCAGCGCACGAGGCTCGCCTGGGACCAGACGATCCGACTCGGCGACCGGCGCTTCACGATCGTCCGCGGCTGA
- a CDS encoding GspE/PulE family protein has protein sequence MTSLAEILIIRGLMPITSLDTLGEGPAGEEALVRDLLEGGILTPAQVASARAAQLGLAFVELLDYPVDSAAVALVPAAICRRYEVLPIGVSGDQLTLAMTDPGNVLALDDVRAASRMRVKAVVAERGDLMTAVDRFHRADGEMDELTSVLEEENGPSESNEVAIADGFEDDAPIVRFVNLLISQGIQDHASDIHIEPGEYELIVRYRIDGVLHIMQRAPKNIQNGVISRLKIMSDIDIAERRKPQDGRLSVRHGGRQIDLRVATLPTVWGEKVVMRILDNSNTALSIEQLGLTPQNAEAYRASYTKPYGMILVTGPTGSGKSTTLYTTLNSVVRPEINVITVEDPVEYRMPGINQVQVNPKAGLTFASALRSILRSDPDVVLIGEIRDQETAQIAIEASLTGHLVLSTLHTNDAPSAITRLTEMDIEPFLVGSALDSVVAQRLARRLCDRCKAPYAHDPVDLANLRVGYDPSMPPPELWMPVGCSSCSNTGYRGRLALHEVMTVTEEIERLAVARASSAEIMHVAVSQGMTTLRHDGWAKAQMGLTSIEEILRVVA, from the coding sequence ATGACCTCTCTTGCTGAGATCCTCATCATCCGCGGGCTCATGCCCATCACGAGTCTCGACACGCTGGGCGAAGGTCCTGCCGGCGAGGAGGCGCTCGTGCGCGATCTCCTCGAGGGCGGCATCCTCACGCCGGCGCAGGTCGCCTCGGCCCGAGCCGCCCAGCTCGGTCTCGCGTTCGTCGAGCTGCTCGACTACCCGGTGGACTCGGCCGCGGTCGCGCTCGTGCCGGCGGCCATCTGCCGTCGCTACGAGGTGCTGCCGATCGGGGTCTCCGGCGACCAGCTGACGCTCGCCATGACGGATCCGGGCAACGTGCTCGCACTCGACGACGTGCGCGCGGCGAGCCGGATGCGCGTCAAGGCGGTCGTGGCGGAGCGCGGCGACCTCATGACGGCGGTCGACCGCTTCCACCGCGCCGACGGCGAGATGGACGAGCTGACCTCGGTCCTCGAGGAGGAGAACGGCCCCTCGGAGTCGAACGAGGTCGCGATCGCGGACGGCTTCGAGGACGACGCGCCCATCGTGCGCTTCGTGAACCTGCTCATCAGCCAGGGCATCCAGGACCACGCCTCCGACATCCACATCGAGCCGGGCGAGTACGAGCTCATCGTCCGCTACCGGATCGACGGCGTGCTGCACATCATGCAGCGGGCGCCCAAGAACATCCAGAACGGCGTCATCTCGCGCCTGAAGATCATGAGCGACATCGACATCGCCGAGCGCCGCAAGCCTCAGGACGGCCGCCTCTCGGTGCGCCACGGCGGCCGCCAGATCGACCTCCGCGTGGCGACCCTCCCCACCGTGTGGGGCGAGAAGGTCGTCATGCGAATCCTCGACAACTCGAACACGGCGCTGTCGATCGAGCAGCTGGGCCTCACCCCCCAGAACGCCGAGGCCTACCGCGCGTCGTACACGAAGCCCTACGGCATGATCCTCGTGACGGGTCCCACGGGCTCCGGCAAGTCGACCACGCTCTACACGACGCTCAACTCGGTGGTCCGCCCCGAGATCAACGTCATCACGGTCGAGGACCCGGTCGAGTACCGGATGCCGGGCATCAACCAGGTGCAGGTCAACCCGAAGGCGGGCCTCACCTTCGCGAGCGCGCTCCGCTCGATCCTGCGATCCGACCCGGATGTGGTCCTGATCGGCGAGATCCGGGACCAGGAGACGGCGCAGATCGCGATCGAGGCCTCGCTCACGGGCCACCTGGTCCTCTCGACGCTCCACACCAACGACGCGCCGAGCGCGATCACACGGCTCACCGAGATGGACATCGAGCCCTTCCTCGTGGGCTCGGCGCTCGACTCGGTCGTCGCGCAGCGTCTCGCGCGCCGGCTCTGCGACCGCTGCAAGGCGCCGTACGCGCACGACCCGGTCGACCTCGCGAACCTCCGCGTCGGCTACGACCCGTCGATGCCGCCGCCGGAGCTGTGGATGCCGGTCGGCTGCTCCTCGTGCTCGAACACGGGGTACCGCGGGCGTCTCGCGCTCCACGAGGTCATGACGGTCACGGAGGAGATCGAGCGCCTCGCCGTGGCGCGCGCCTCGAGCGCCGAGATCATGCACGTCGCCGTGAGCCAGGGCATGACGACCCTGCGCCACGACGGATGGGCGAAGGCGCAGATGGGCCTGACATCCATCGAAGAGATCCTGCGAGTCGTCGCGTAG
- a CDS encoding type IV pilus twitching motility protein PilT, translating into MTAATPTVEIQTEDIAGLNPSSEPADPDLISALQQVLLRGASDLHVSSGSAPRLRVDGGLHPIPDIGVWDRAKVKSALYSLLSDQLRDRFEEVLELDFAYTLSANARFRVNFYQDRGSMGAAFRIIPTQIKQLHELGIPKEVGQFAGLPRGLVLVTGPTGSGKSTTLAALVDLVNDSRADHIVTVEDPIEFMHRNKKSLVNQREVGRDTHSFGNALKHVLRQDPDVILIGELRDLETISIALTAAETGHLVFATLHTQSAGSTIDRVIDVYPPHQQDQVRTQLAATLQGVVCQTLVKKASGSGRAVATEVMFTTPAISNLIREGKTYQVASVMQAGSQHGMHTMDQSLAHLVNEGQITRSAAVEKSQDPETLERLITRVDMQGGTNLNQFSHDFDAHAPQAGRH; encoded by the coding sequence ATGACGGCGGCGACGCCGACCGTCGAGATCCAGACCGAGGACATCGCGGGGCTCAACCCCTCGAGCGAGCCGGCCGACCCCGACCTCATCAGCGCCCTCCAGCAGGTCCTCCTGCGCGGCGCCTCCGACCTCCACGTCTCCTCGGGCTCCGCCCCGCGGCTGCGCGTCGACGGCGGCCTGCACCCGATCCCCGACATCGGGGTCTGGGACCGCGCGAAGGTGAAGAGCGCGCTGTACTCGCTGCTCTCGGACCAGCTCCGGGACCGCTTCGAGGAGGTGCTCGAGCTCGACTTCGCGTACACGCTCAGCGCCAACGCCCGCTTCCGCGTGAACTTCTACCAGGACCGCGGCTCGATGGGCGCGGCCTTCCGCATCATCCCGACGCAGATCAAGCAGCTGCACGAGCTCGGCATCCCCAAGGAGGTCGGCCAGTTCGCGGGCCTCCCGCGCGGACTCGTCCTCGTCACCGGACCCACGGGCTCCGGCAAGTCGACGACGCTCGCCGCGCTCGTCGACCTCGTGAACGACTCGCGGGCCGACCACATCGTGACGGTCGAGGACCCGATCGAGTTCATGCACCGCAACAAGAAGTCGCTCGTGAACCAGCGCGAGGTCGGCCGCGACACGCACAGCTTCGGCAACGCGCTCAAGCACGTGCTGCGCCAGGACCCCGACGTGATCCTCATCGGCGAGCTCCGCGACCTCGAGACGATCTCGATCGCGCTCACCGCGGCCGAGACCGGCCACCTCGTCTTCGCGACGCTGCACACGCAGTCGGCCGGCTCCACGATCGACCGCGTCATCGACGTCTACCCGCCGCACCAGCAGGACCAGGTGCGCACGCAGCTCGCGGCGACGCTCCAGGGCGTCGTCTGCCAGACGCTCGTGAAGAAGGCCTCGGGATCGGGCCGCGCGGTCGCGACCGAGGTCATGTTCACGACCCCCGCGATCTCGAACCTCATCCGCGAGGGCAAGACCTACCAGGTGGCCTCGGTCATGCAGGCCGGCTCGCAGCACGGCATGCACACCATGGACCAGTCGCTCGCGCACCTCGTCAACGAGGGCCAGATCACGCGGAGCGCCGCGGTCGAGAAGTCGCAGGATCCGGAGACGCTCGAGCGGCTCATCACGCGCGTCGACATGCAGGGCGGCACGAACCTCAACCAGTTCTCGCACGACTTCGACGCGCACGCGCCGCAGGCAGGGCGGCACTGA
- a CDS encoding type II secretion system F family protein, with protein MAGTIVSGAVKHFEYRARNGEGKLVKGRMEASSEGAVVDKLRTLGLSPTEVKETLAGQGLNRDISIPGLGGGVDLKSLSILMRQMATMIAAGLSLLKTLSILAEQTENKKLKQILGVVSRDVETGLSLSEALAKHPVEFPPLMINMVRAGETGGFLEGALESIATNFEKEAKLRATVKSAMTYPVMVLIMAFVAVLGMLIFIVPIFQKMFDGLGSELPAPTLILVALSQNMVWAAPLIIVLVFGGMAWWRVNKNKESVRARIDPLKLRLPVFGMLLKKIAIARFTRNLANMITAGVPILQALVVVGETSGNYVIEAASKAVSDSVRQGKSIAGPMAEHKVFPPMVVQMVAVGEDSGALETMLGKVSDFYDTEVDATTKALTSLIEPLLIAFLGVVVGGMIVALYMPIFSIASAVGGQ; from the coding sequence ATGGCCGGCACGATCGTGTCGGGCGCCGTCAAGCACTTCGAGTACCGCGCGCGCAACGGCGAGGGCAAGCTCGTCAAGGGGCGGATGGAGGCCTCCAGCGAGGGGGCCGTCGTCGACAAGCTCCGGACCCTCGGACTCTCGCCGACGGAGGTCAAGGAGACGCTGGCGGGGCAGGGGCTCAACCGCGACATCAGCATCCCGGGGCTCGGCGGGGGAGTCGACCTCAAGTCGCTCTCGATCCTCATGCGCCAGATGGCGACCATGATCGCGGCCGGCCTCTCGCTCCTCAAGACGCTCAGCATCCTCGCCGAGCAGACCGAGAACAAGAAGCTCAAGCAGATCCTCGGCGTCGTCTCGCGCGACGTCGAGACGGGCCTCTCGCTCTCGGAGGCCCTCGCGAAGCACCCGGTCGAGTTCCCGCCGCTCATGATCAACATGGTCCGCGCCGGCGAGACGGGCGGCTTCCTCGAGGGTGCGCTCGAGTCGATCGCGACGAACTTCGAGAAAGAGGCCAAGCTCCGCGCGACCGTGAAGTCGGCGATGACCTACCCGGTCATGGTGCTCATCATGGCCTTCGTCGCGGTGCTCGGCATGCTCATCTTCATCGTGCCGATCTTCCAGAAGATGTTCGACGGGCTCGGCAGCGAGCTGCCGGCGCCGACGCTCATCCTCGTCGCGCTCTCGCAGAACATGGTCTGGGCGGCGCCGCTCATCATCGTGCTCGTCTTCGGCGGCATGGCCTGGTGGCGGGTCAACAAGAACAAGGAGTCGGTGCGGGCGAGGATCGACCCGCTCAAGCTCAGGCTCCCGGTGTTCGGGATGCTGTTGAAGAAGATCGCGATCGCGCGCTTCACGCGGAACCTGGCGAACATGATCACGGCCGGCGTGCCCATCCTGCAGGCGCTCGTGGTCGTCGGCGAGACCTCCGGCAACTACGTCATCGAGGCGGCCTCCAAGGCCGTCAGCGACTCGGTGCGGCAGGGCAAGTCGATCGCCGGTCCCATGGCCGAGCACAAGGTGTTCCCGCCCATGGTGGTGCAGATGGTCGCCGTCGGCGAGGACTCGGGTGCGCTCGAGACCATGCTCGGCAAGGTCTCCGACTTCTACGACACGGAGGTCGACGCCACCACGAAGGCGCTCACCTCGCTCATCGAGCCGCTGCTCATCGCCTTCCTCGGCGTCGTCGTGGGCGGCATGATCGTCGCCCTCTACATGCCGATCTTCAGCATCGCCTCGGCGGTCGGCGGGCAGTAG
- a CDS encoding prepilin-type N-terminal cleavage/methylation domain-containing protein, giving the protein MTRIQDMLAARMDRIKNGDKGFTLIELLVVVLVIGILAAIAIPVYIGVQDNAKNSAVQSDLRNAKTAIVAWYTQNPGATSFGATADQLAANGYSKSDGVSEVNFTGVVSQTDFCISATRADQTTTVFHTEERGSVASGGC; this is encoded by the coding sequence ATGACCCGCATTCAGGACATGCTCGCGGCCCGTATGGACCGCATCAAGAACGGCGACAAGGGCTTCACGCTCATCGAGCTCCTCGTCGTCGTGCTCGTGATCGGCATCCTCGCCGCCATCGCGATCCCGGTCTACATCGGCGTGCAGGACAACGCGAAGAACTCGGCCGTCCAGTCCGACCTCCGCAACGCCAAGACCGCCATCGTCGCGTGGTACACGCAGAACCCCGGCGCCACCTCGTTCGGCGCGACCGCCGACCAGCTCGCGGCGAACGGCTACTCGAAGAGCGACGGCGTGTCCGAGGTCAACTTCACCGGCGTCGTCTCGCAGACCGACTTCTGCATCTCGGCCACCCGCGCCGACCAGACCACGACGGTCTTCCACACGGAGGAGCGCGGCAGCGTCGCCTCGGGCGGCTGCTGA